Sequence from the Rhodopirellula halodulae genome:
CAAACCCTTCAAACCACCCACCGCACTTCAAACCACCCGCCCGTAGGTCAGGCCCCGCCTGACGCCGCTCCCTTTGCGATCACCACCACCAAACAAATCACTCCACCCCTGCCACCGCCTCCTGCCAAAAAGTACCCATCACATTCCATGTGATGCCCCCACACCTCCCTGTAGGTCAGGCCCCGCCTGACGCCGCTCCCACTCCGATCACCACCACCAAACAAATCACTCTACGATGCCAAACCCAACGTCCTCACCCGATAACCAACGACACATTCCTGCACGCTCGACTCACCATCGCCGCCGGATTCGGAATCCTCATCCCAGGGCGCCTTCAAATCTTCAGCCGGATCCGTCAACGCCTGGTCGATTGCTGGTTGCGTTGAAATCAAACGATCCAGAGGGCTCACCACCTTCTTCTCATTCGGATTCCAAACGTGCGTGTAAATCTCCGTGGTCTTGACATCGTTGTGCCCCAGCAACTGCTGGATCTGTCGGATGTCGGTCCCCGACCACAACAAATGTGTCGCGAAGCAATGCCGAAACGTATGGCTCGTCACATGCTTCTGAATCCCAGCGTTCTCCACGGCCACTCGCAAGTGCTTCGGAAAGGTTCCCGCATGAACATGGTGCCGATGAACGCGCCCCGTTTTCGGATCCGTCGACAATCGATGTGACGCGAAAAGATACTGCCACTTGAACTCACGATGCGCCGACGGGTACTTCCGGCTCAGAGCATACGGCAGGTAGACCGAGGCGGTCCCGTTCGCCAAGTCATGCTCGTGCAACGCTTCTCGCGACTTCACAAATCGACGCAGCGGTTCCAGCAAATCATCAGGCATCGGAACCAAGCGGCTCTTCCCACCCTTCGACTGCCGGATCTCCAGTTGCTGATTCGCAAAGTCGACATCCTTAACTCGTAACCGGTGAGCTTCACTGATTCGCAGCCCACACCCATACAGCAACTTCGCGATCACCAGCTGCAATCCTTCCAAACCCTCGAACACCTCCGCAACTTCGCCAGGCGACAAAACCGTGGGCGTCATCGAATCCTTGTTAGCGCGAATCGCTTCGATCTTCCCCATCTCGCGCTTCAGCACCAACGTGAAGAACTTCAGCAAAGCATGAAATGCCAAGTTCTGTGTCGACGGAGCCACGTTGCCATCCACCGCCAAATCAGTCAGATGACCTTCGACATCGTGAGCACCAATCCGTTCAAAGTCAGCCAAGCTATTCAGTGCCCTCTCTGCCATGAACGCTTTCAATTTCGAAACGTAGCTGCGTTCCGTTGCGTACGCCATTCCGGTGCGTCGCATTCCTCGACGAAATTCCTGAATCGCATCGGGCTCATTGGGATTGATTTTACCAACGACGTCATCGATCGAATCGTACCCCTCCTTCTGTGCACGCTCGACCATCACGATCTCTGCCATCTTTCGTTTGATGGTGAGCAGATCGTCGGTCGTCCGCTTTTGAAACGCCGTCCGGTACAGCATCAAACCTTCCAGCATTTTCATACGTTTCCAAGCCGGTACCTGCGCGTCGCGTCGTGCACGAAGAAACGGAATCACATGCCCCGCCTCAAACTGCCATTGCGGATCAAACTCACGACGATGAAATTCGCAAAGCTTCTTGAACCAAATGTTCGCCCACCGCTTCCG
This genomic interval carries:
- a CDS encoding integron integrase gives rise to the protein MTKYSKLNSEEQRKRWANIWFKKLCEFHRREFDPQWQFEAGHVIPFLRARRDAQVPAWKRMKMLEGLMLYRTAFQKRTTDDLLTIKRKMAEIVMVERAQKEGYDSIDDVVGKINPNEPDAIQEFRRGMRRTGMAYATERSYVSKLKAFMAERALNSLADFERIGAHDVEGHLTDLAVDGNVAPSTQNLAFHALLKFFTLVLKREMGKIEAIRANKDSMTPTVLSPGEVAEVFEGLEGLQLVIAKLLYGCGLRISEAHRLRVKDVDFANQQLEIRQSKGGKSRLVPMPDDLLEPLRRFVKSREALHEHDLANGTASVYLPYALSRKYPSAHREFKWQYLFASHRLSTDPKTGRVHRHHVHAGTFPKHLRVAVENAGIQKHVTSHTFRHCFATHLLWSGTDIRQIQQLLGHNDVKTTEIYTHVWNPNEKKVVSPLDRLISTQPAIDQALTDPAEDLKAPWDEDSESGGDGESSVQECVVGYRVRTLGLAS